A section of the Saccharopolyspora gregorii genome encodes:
- a CDS encoding dienelactone hydrolase family protein, whose product MARNAKKALEELSHRGPHEVLHGDLALVGLPGIVCTPRSGRGLPAVAFGHGWLQSPRRYAGLLRHLASWGIVAAAPGTQRGPLASHRMLAADLRTALDICTGVRLGDGQLSVDDRKLAVAGHALGGGSAVLAAADDPRVRAVGTFAVTETMPSALAAAHRVTAPGLHLTGGKDLLAPSVANAEPIAAAWGGPVQLRTLPKASHLGFTEGRHWTELVLHGKAEYRTQRTARALLTAFLLRHLDGDGRWGALLDSDVSGATIDEARTRSAALTA is encoded by the coding sequence ATGGCGCGGAATGCCAAGAAGGCGTTGGAAGAACTGTCCCACCGCGGGCCGCACGAGGTGCTGCACGGCGATCTCGCGCTGGTCGGCCTGCCCGGCATCGTGTGCACGCCGCGCAGCGGGCGCGGACTGCCCGCCGTCGCGTTCGGCCACGGCTGGTTGCAGTCGCCCCGCCGGTACGCGGGACTGCTGCGCCACCTGGCCTCCTGGGGGATCGTCGCCGCCGCGCCCGGCACCCAGCGCGGGCCGCTGGCCTCGCACCGGATGCTGGCCGCGGACCTGCGCACCGCGCTCGACATCTGCACCGGCGTGCGGCTCGGTGACGGGCAGCTCAGCGTCGACGACCGCAAGCTCGCCGTCGCCGGGCACGCGCTCGGCGGGGGCAGCGCCGTGCTCGCCGCCGCCGACGACCCGCGCGTCCGCGCCGTCGGCACCTTCGCCGTCACCGAGACGATGCCCTCGGCGCTGGCCGCCGCGCACCGCGTCACCGCGCCCGGACTGCACCTCACCGGCGGCAAGGACCTGCTCGCGCCGTCCGTCGCCAACGCCGAACCGATCGCCGCCGCCTGGGGCGGGCCGGTGCAGCTGCGCACCCTGCCGAAGGCCAGCCACCTCGGGTTCACCGAGGGCAGGCACTGGACGGAACTCGTGCTGCACGGCAAGGCCGAGTACCGCACCCAGCGCACCGCCCGCGCGCTGCTCACCGCGTTCCTGCTCCGCCACCTCGACGGGGACGGGCGGTGGGGCGCGCTGCTCGACTCCGACGTCTCCGGCGCCACAATCGACGAAGCCCGGACCCGCAGCGCGGCCCTCACCGCCTGA
- the rpsI gene encoding 30S ribosomal protein S9 — MTTPAPEETPVIETVGEDVVENIGEHFAENTEVDADVETDVEDAPQEFAPIPSGRAVQTVGRRKEAIVRVRLTSGNGGFKLNGKALEDYFPNKVHQQIVKEPLVLVERAEGFDVHANLNGGGPSGQAGALRMAIARALVELEADDRPALKKAGMLTRDPREKERKKYGLKKARKAPQYSKR, encoded by the coding sequence GTGACCACTCCTGCTCCGGAGGAGACTCCGGTTATCGAGACCGTCGGCGAGGACGTCGTCGAGAACATCGGCGAGCACTTCGCCGAGAACACCGAGGTCGACGCGGACGTCGAGACCGACGTCGAGGACGCGCCTCAGGAGTTCGCGCCGATCCCGTCCGGCCGCGCCGTGCAGACCGTCGGCCGCCGCAAGGAGGCGATCGTCCGCGTGCGCCTGACCTCCGGCAACGGTGGGTTCAAGCTGAACGGCAAGGCGCTCGAGGACTACTTCCCGAACAAGGTCCACCAGCAGATCGTGAAGGAACCGCTGGTTCTCGTGGAGCGCGCCGAGGGCTTCGACGTGCACGCGAACCTCAACGGCGGTGGCCCCTCCGGTCAGGCCGGTGCGCTGCGCATGGCCATCGCGCGCGCGCTGGTCGAGCTGGAGGCGGACGACCGCCCGGCGCTGAAGAAGGCCGGCATGCTCACCCGCGACCCGCGGGAGAAGGAGCGCAAGAAGTACGGCCTCAAGAAGGCCCGCAAGGCTCCGCAGTACAGCAAGCGCTGA
- a CDS encoding type VII secretion target translates to MSGFGTNSGELVAAGNSIRGTADPVRDEHAKKVGELGLGAEDFGRVHQQAFGGYQEAMTKLSKCVSSMADAMDDFAGKLEKTGQGYDWSDADAAETVGKSGNS, encoded by the coding sequence ATGTCAGGTTTCGGGACGAACTCGGGGGAGTTGGTCGCCGCCGGCAACAGCATCCGGGGTACGGCGGACCCGGTGCGCGACGAGCACGCCAAGAAGGTCGGGGAGCTCGGTCTGGGGGCCGAGGACTTCGGGCGCGTGCACCAGCAGGCCTTCGGCGGCTACCAGGAGGCGATGACCAAGCTGTCGAAGTGCGTCTCCTCGATGGCAGACGCCATGGACGACTTCGCCGGGAAGCTGGAGAAGACCGGGCAGGGTTACGACTGGTCCGACGCTGATGCGGCGGAGACCGTCGGGAAGTCGGGGAACAGCTGA
- a CDS encoding NAD(P)H-hydrate dehydratase, which produces MQGAWTPDQVRDAERSVFTSTPEPVVMRRAAFAVAVHGARLLAETAGAVAGRHVVLLVGAGGNGGDALWAGVEFRRRGAGVTALLLSPDKAHPAGSAALRRAGGVLVDAAGPGADTAGVGAAAAGALERADLVVDGIVGLSARGSLRPLAAELVSRVAAPVVAVDLPSGVDPITGAVDGPAVDADLTVTFGGRKPGHVLGTGSVRSGAVVVAGIGVAEHLPEPDLFVLDAADVGAGWPVPRPQDDKYSQGVVGVAAGSATYPGAAVLATGSAVQATSGMVRYAGSAADLVRSHWPEVVATGSITDAGRVQAWAVGPGIGTGASGREVLRHALESGRPVCADADSITLLAEDPTLWDARDPDAAVVLTPHAGEFQRLAGEVGADRVAAAREVARRFDVVLLLKGNTTVVAAPDGRVLVNPSVHAWPATAGSGDVLTGLIGALLAAGIDPWLACGYAAHAHALAAELAAFGPEAGDDPVGAPIGASALLRSVPAAIRALRAS; this is translated from the coding sequence GTGCAGGGAGCGTGGACCCCGGACCAGGTCCGGGACGCCGAGCGCAGCGTGTTCACCAGCACCCCGGAACCGGTGGTGATGCGCCGCGCCGCGTTCGCGGTGGCGGTGCACGGCGCCCGGCTGCTGGCGGAGACCGCGGGCGCGGTCGCGGGCAGGCACGTGGTGCTGCTGGTGGGGGCGGGCGGCAACGGTGGCGACGCGCTGTGGGCCGGGGTGGAGTTCCGGCGCCGCGGTGCGGGTGTGACCGCGCTGCTGCTGTCCCCGGACAAGGCGCACCCGGCGGGTTCGGCGGCGCTGCGCCGCGCGGGCGGCGTGCTCGTGGACGCGGCGGGTCCGGGAGCGGACACCGCCGGGGTCGGCGCGGCCGCCGCGGGTGCGCTGGAGCGCGCGGACCTGGTGGTCGACGGGATCGTGGGGCTCTCGGCGCGGGGAAGCCTGCGTCCGCTGGCCGCGGAGCTGGTGTCCCGGGTGGCGGCGCCGGTGGTGGCGGTGGACCTGCCCTCCGGCGTCGACCCGATCACCGGTGCGGTGGACGGGCCCGCGGTGGACGCGGACCTGACGGTGACGTTCGGCGGCCGCAAGCCGGGCCACGTGCTCGGCACCGGGTCGGTGCGGTCGGGTGCGGTGGTGGTGGCAGGCATCGGCGTGGCCGAGCACCTGCCGGAGCCGGACCTGTTCGTGCTGGACGCGGCGGACGTGGGCGCGGGCTGGCCGGTCCCGCGGCCGCAGGACGACAAGTACTCGCAGGGCGTGGTGGGCGTCGCCGCCGGTTCCGCGACGTACCCGGGTGCGGCGGTGCTGGCGACCGGCTCGGCCGTGCAGGCGACCTCGGGCATGGTGCGCTACGCGGGTTCGGCGGCGGACCTGGTGCGCTCGCACTGGCCGGAGGTGGTGGCCACCGGCTCGATCACCGACGCCGGCCGGGTGCAGGCGTGGGCGGTCGGGCCGGGCATCGGCACCGGCGCCAGCGGCCGCGAGGTGCTGCGGCACGCGCTGGAGTCGGGGCGGCCGGTGTGCGCGGACGCCGACTCGATCACCCTGCTCGCGGAGGACCCGACGCTGTGGGACGCGCGGGACCCGGACGCGGCGGTGGTGCTGACGCCGCACGCCGGGGAGTTCCAGCGGCTCGCGGGCGAGGTCGGTGCGGACCGGGTCGCCGCGGCGCGGGAGGTGGCGCGGCGCTTCGACGTGGTGCTGCTGCTCAAGGGCAACACGACGGTGGTGGCGGCCCCGGACGGCCGGGTGCTGGTGAACCCCTCGGTGCACGCCTGGCCCGCCACCGCCGGATCGGGTGATGTGCTGACCGGGTTGATCGGCGCGCTGCTGGCGGCGGGCATCGATCCGTGGCTGGCCTGCGGCTACGCGGCCCACGCGCACGCGCTGGCGGCCGAGCTCGCCGCGTTCGGGCCGGAGGCCGGGGACGATCCGGTGGGTGCCCCGATCGGCGCGTCGGCGCTGCTCAGGTCGGTTCCGGCGGCGATCCGGGCGCTCCGCGCGAGCTGA
- a CDS encoding IclR family transcriptional regulator has protein sequence MTGPRRANQGGGVQSIERAFDLLELMADAGGEVALSELAETSGLPLPTIHRIMRTLVSSGYARQQPSRRYSLGPRLIRLGETASRSLGSWARPYLAELTEATGETSNMAVLDGDQVVYVAQVPSQHSMRMFTEVGRRVDAHATAVGKAVLADLAADSVAQLLERSGMRAQTERTITSVGAMQDELARIREQGYAVDDGEREVGVRCYAVALPGAPAGAAISISGPEGRMTRMSTDTLVPLMQRLAEKLAAELRTASHGA, from the coding sequence ATGACCGGGCCACGTCGTGCCAACCAAGGCGGAGGGGTGCAGTCCATCGAGCGCGCCTTCGACCTGCTGGAACTGATGGCGGACGCGGGCGGCGAAGTCGCGCTCTCCGAACTCGCCGAGACCTCCGGGCTGCCGCTGCCCACCATCCACCGGATCATGCGGACCCTCGTGAGCAGCGGATACGCCCGCCAGCAGCCGTCCCGGCGCTACTCGCTCGGCCCGCGGCTGATCCGGCTCGGCGAGACCGCCAGCCGGTCGCTCGGGTCCTGGGCGCGGCCCTACCTCGCCGAACTCACCGAAGCCACCGGGGAGACCTCCAACATGGCGGTCCTCGACGGCGACCAGGTCGTCTACGTCGCCCAGGTGCCCTCGCAGCACTCGATGCGGATGTTCACCGAGGTCGGCCGCCGCGTCGACGCGCACGCCACCGCCGTCGGCAAGGCCGTGCTCGCCGACCTCGCCGCCGACAGCGTCGCGCAGCTGCTCGAACGCTCCGGGATGCGCGCGCAGACCGAACGCACCATCACCAGCGTCGGCGCCATGCAGGACGAGCTCGCCCGCATCCGCGAGCAGGGCTACGCCGTCGACGACGGCGAGCGGGAGGTCGGCGTCCGCTGCTACGCGGTGGCCCTGCCCGGGGCGCCCGCCGGAGCCGCGATCTCCATCAGCGGTCCCGAAGGGCGGATGACCCGCATGTCCACCGACACCCTCGTCCCGCTCATGCAACGCCTCGCCGAGAAGCTCGCCGCCGAACTGCGCACCGCCTCACACGGCGCCTGA
- a CDS encoding alpha/beta fold hydrolase gives MRPVWQALAWTSGVLGAAVTGAVVGVAAHSSRIATQRQDEDDPHAEESLGKLRPDRQSTVAADDGVPLAVQEIKPADGGHADLTVVLVHGYALDSRCWHFQRRDLPKMTDPRVRVVQYDQRSHGRSGHSSRRGSTIEQLGKDLDAVVRATARRGPVVLVGHSMGGMAIMALAEQRPKLFRDRVCAVAFMSTSAGEIGASGLPKPWLSRHNPLTRGLGVIAGLQPELVERVRRTGGQLAWSIVRALSFGDREVSPSLVDLMNKMISATTVEVVTDFLETLGSHDRKAALAGLRHTEVLVLSGDLDRMTPFSHSEVIAGELPDAELVRVEGAGHMAMLERDELVTGHLEALIRRGARRAAEGETKVGGRS, from the coding sequence ATGAGACCGGTGTGGCAGGCGCTCGCCTGGACCAGCGGGGTGCTCGGGGCCGCGGTGACCGGTGCGGTCGTCGGCGTCGCCGCGCACAGCTCGCGCATCGCCACCCAGCGCCAGGACGAGGACGACCCGCACGCCGAGGAATCGCTGGGCAAGCTGCGACCGGACCGGCAGTCCACGGTCGCCGCCGACGACGGCGTCCCGCTCGCGGTGCAGGAGATCAAACCGGCGGACGGCGGGCACGCCGACCTGACGGTGGTGCTGGTGCACGGCTACGCGCTGGATTCGCGATGTTGGCACTTCCAGCGCCGCGACCTGCCGAAGATGACCGATCCGCGGGTGCGGGTGGTGCAGTACGACCAGCGCAGCCACGGCCGCTCCGGGCATTCCTCGCGGCGCGGCAGCACGATCGAGCAGCTCGGCAAGGACCTGGACGCGGTGGTGCGGGCGACCGCGCGGCGCGGGCCGGTGGTGCTGGTGGGGCATTCGATGGGCGGCATGGCGATCATGGCGCTGGCCGAGCAGCGGCCGAAGCTGTTCCGGGACCGGGTGTGCGCGGTGGCGTTCATGAGCACCTCGGCCGGGGAGATCGGCGCCTCCGGCTTGCCGAAGCCGTGGCTGTCCCGGCACAACCCGCTGACCCGCGGCCTGGGCGTGATCGCCGGGTTGCAGCCGGAGCTGGTGGAGCGGGTGCGGCGCACCGGCGGGCAGCTGGCGTGGAGCATCGTGCGGGCGCTGTCGTTCGGCGACCGCGAGGTCAGCCCGTCGCTGGTGGACCTGATGAACAAGATGATCTCGGCGACCACGGTCGAGGTGGTCACGGACTTCCTGGAGACGCTCGGTTCGCACGACCGCAAGGCCGCGCTGGCCGGGCTGCGGCACACCGAGGTGCTGGTGCTCAGCGGCGATCTGGACCGGATGACGCCGTTCTCGCACTCCGAGGTGATCGCCGGGGAGCTGCCGGACGCCGAGCTGGTGCGGGTGGAAGGCGCCGGGCACATGGCGATGCTGGAGCGGGACGAGCTGGTGACCGGGCACCTGGAGGCGCTGATCAGGCGCGGTGCCCGCCGCGCCGCGGAGGGCGAGACGAAGGTGGGCGGCCGGTCATGA
- the alr gene encoding alanine racemase — protein sequence MTEQPVHRADLRIDVDALRNNVALLAERARRSGARTMVVVKSDGYGHGAATVARAALSAGASELGVAAIGEALRLRADGITAPLLCWLHAPGDDFDAAVAADVQLGVSSEAELHAIAAAAQARSTTARVHLKIDTGLSRNGCPPELWPSLVERAAKAQAAGVVEVVAVWSHLACADELGHPSIDAQAARFDAAYRQARAAGLDPIRHLANSAAVLTRPDLHFELVRPGIAAYGLDPVPQDGDHGLVPAMTFRSTVVLTKRVAAGESVSYGHRWTADRPCTLALVPVGYADGVPRSLSGRMDVWLAGRRRPVVGRVCMDQLVVRCDDDPVAAGDEVVLFGAGEQGAPTAAEWAEALGTIHYEIVTGMYRPRVTRTAVGTEAT from the coding sequence ATGACCGAACAGCCCGTGCACCGCGCCGACCTGCGCATTGACGTCGACGCGCTCCGCAACAACGTCGCCCTGCTGGCCGAGCGCGCCCGGCGTTCCGGTGCTCGCACGATGGTGGTGGTGAAGTCCGACGGCTACGGCCACGGCGCCGCGACCGTCGCGCGCGCCGCGCTGTCCGCGGGCGCCTCCGAGCTGGGCGTGGCCGCGATCGGCGAGGCGCTGCGGCTGCGCGCGGACGGCATCACCGCGCCGCTGCTGTGCTGGCTGCACGCCCCGGGCGACGACTTCGACGCGGCCGTCGCCGCGGACGTGCAGCTCGGCGTCTCCTCGGAGGCGGAGCTGCACGCGATCGCCGCGGCCGCGCAGGCGCGGTCGACGACCGCCCGGGTGCACCTCAAGATCGATACCGGGTTGAGCCGCAACGGCTGCCCACCGGAGCTGTGGCCGTCGCTGGTGGAGCGGGCGGCGAAGGCGCAGGCCGCGGGTGTGGTCGAGGTCGTGGCCGTGTGGTCGCACCTGGCGTGCGCCGACGAGCTCGGGCACCCGTCGATCGACGCGCAGGCCGCTCGCTTCGACGCGGCCTACCGGCAGGCGCGCGCCGCCGGGCTCGACCCGATCCGGCACCTGGCGAACTCGGCGGCGGTGCTGACCCGCCCCGACCTGCACTTCGAGCTGGTGCGCCCCGGCATCGCCGCCTACGGGCTGGACCCGGTGCCGCAGGACGGCGACCACGGGCTGGTCCCGGCGATGACGTTCCGCTCCACCGTGGTGCTGACCAAGCGGGTCGCCGCGGGCGAGAGCGTGTCCTACGGCCACCGGTGGACCGCGGACCGCCCGTGCACGCTGGCGCTGGTCCCGGTCGGCTACGCCGACGGCGTGCCGCGCAGCCTCTCCGGCCGGATGGACGTGTGGCTGGCGGGCCGCCGCCGTCCCGTCGTGGGCCGGGTGTGCATGGACCAGCTGGTGGTGCGCTGCGACGACGACCCGGTCGCCGCGGGCGACGAGGTGGTGCTGTTCGGCGCCGGTGAGCAGGGCGCGCCGACCGCCGCGGAGTGGGCGGAGGCGCTCGGCACGATCCACTACGAGATCGTCACCGGCATGTACCGGCCGCGGGTGACGCGCACCGCGGTGGGGACGGAGGCGACATGA
- the rplM gene encoding 50S ribosomal protein L13, which produces MRTYSPKAGEVTRAWHVIDAEDVVLGRLSTQAALLLRGKHKPTYAPHIDTGDFVVIVNAEKVALTGKKREQAFHYRHSGYPGGLRKQSLGQVLDSKHPERVLEKAIKGMLPKNKLGRAMGKKLKVYAGPEHPHAAQNPQPYQINAKVEK; this is translated from the coding sequence GTGCGCACGTACAGCCCGAAGGCCGGCGAGGTGACCCGCGCCTGGCATGTCATCGACGCCGAGGACGTGGTGCTCGGCCGGCTGTCCACCCAGGCCGCCCTGCTGCTGCGCGGCAAGCACAAGCCGACTTACGCCCCGCACATCGACACCGGCGACTTCGTCGTCATCGTCAACGCTGAGAAGGTGGCGCTGACCGGCAAGAAGCGCGAGCAGGCGTTCCACTACCGGCACAGCGGTTACCCGGGCGGTCTGCGCAAGCAGTCCCTGGGGCAGGTTCTGGACTCGAAGCACCCGGAGCGCGTGCTCGAGAAGGCCATCAAGGGCATGCTGCCGAAGAACAAGCTCGGCCGGGCCATGGGCAAGAAGCTCAAGGTCTACGCAGGCCCGGAGCACCCCCACGCGGCCCAGAACCCGCAGCCGTACCAGATCAACGCGAAGGTCGAGAAGTGA
- the glmS gene encoding glutamine--fructose-6-phosphate transaminase (isomerizing) yields MCGIVGYVGHRQALDVVLDGLRRLEYRGYDSAGVAMLDGAGGLAVERAAGALSNLEGKLAGQDGSRFAATSGMGHTRWATHGAPTDRNAHPHRDAAGKVAVVHNGIIENFAALRAELESAGVEMASETDTETAAHLVAAAYASGPTAGDLSASTRAVARRLEGAFTLLVTHADVPDEIVAARRSSPLVVGVGEGEHFLASDVAAFIEHTRDAVELGQDQVVTIDRAGYRVTDFDGVEVQAKPFTVDWDLSAAEKGGHDYFMLKEIEEQPEALENTLRGHFSGGGIVLDEQRMTEQDLRDIDKVFVVACGTAYHSGLLAKYAIEHWCRIPVEVELASEFRYRDPVLGRDTLVVAISQSGETADTLEAVRHARTQRARVLAICNTNGAQIPRESDAVLYTHAGPEIGVAATKTFLAQITANYLVGLALAQARGTKYSDEVAREFEELAAMPQAVRQTLSTVDQVRTLGRELADSKAVLFLGRHVGYPVALEGALKLKELAYMHAEGFAAGELKHGPIALIEDRLPVVVVMPSAKGRALLHSKMLSNIREIQARGARTIVIAEEGDEAVRPFADELIEIPAVATLLQPLVSTVPLQVLAAEIARARGYDVDKPRNLAKSVTVE; encoded by the coding sequence GTGTGCGGCATCGTGGGTTACGTAGGACATCGTCAGGCGCTGGACGTGGTGCTGGACGGGCTCAGGCGGCTTGAGTACCGGGGTTACGACTCGGCGGGCGTCGCGATGCTCGACGGCGCGGGCGGTCTCGCGGTCGAGCGGGCGGCGGGGGCGCTGTCGAACCTGGAGGGCAAGCTCGCCGGGCAGGACGGTTCGCGGTTCGCGGCGACCAGCGGCATGGGCCACACCCGGTGGGCGACGCACGGTGCGCCGACCGACCGCAACGCGCACCCGCACCGGGACGCGGCGGGCAAGGTCGCGGTGGTGCACAACGGCATCATCGAGAACTTCGCCGCGCTGCGCGCCGAGCTGGAGTCCGCGGGCGTGGAGATGGCCAGCGAGACCGACACCGAGACCGCGGCGCACCTGGTGGCCGCCGCGTACGCCTCCGGTCCGACCGCGGGTGACCTGAGCGCCAGCACCCGCGCGGTGGCGCGCCGGTTGGAGGGCGCGTTCACGCTGCTGGTCACGCACGCCGACGTGCCGGACGAGATCGTGGCGGCGCGCCGCTCCTCGCCGCTGGTGGTGGGCGTCGGCGAGGGGGAGCACTTCCTGGCCTCGGACGTGGCCGCGTTCATCGAGCACACCCGGGACGCGGTGGAGCTCGGCCAGGACCAGGTCGTCACGATCGACCGCGCCGGCTACCGGGTCACCGACTTCGACGGCGTCGAGGTGCAGGCGAAGCCGTTCACGGTGGACTGGGACCTGTCGGCCGCCGAGAAGGGCGGCCACGACTACTTCATGCTCAAGGAGATCGAGGAGCAGCCCGAGGCGCTGGAGAACACGCTGCGCGGGCACTTCTCGGGCGGCGGCATCGTCCTCGACGAGCAGCGGATGACCGAGCAGGACCTGAGGGACATCGACAAGGTCTTCGTCGTCGCCTGCGGCACCGCCTACCACTCGGGCCTGCTGGCGAAGTACGCCATCGAGCACTGGTGCCGCATCCCGGTCGAGGTGGAGCTGGCCAGCGAGTTCCGCTACCGCGACCCGGTGCTGGGCCGCGACACCCTGGTGGTGGCGATCTCCCAGTCCGGCGAGACCGCGGACACCCTGGAGGCGGTGCGGCACGCGCGCACCCAGCGGGCCCGGGTGCTGGCCATCTGCAACACCAACGGCGCGCAGATCCCGCGCGAGTCGGACGCGGTGCTCTACACCCACGCCGGCCCGGAGATCGGGGTGGCGGCGACGAAGACGTTCCTGGCGCAGATCACCGCGAACTACCTGGTGGGGCTGGCGTTGGCGCAGGCGCGCGGCACGAAGTACTCGGACGAGGTGGCGCGCGAGTTCGAGGAGCTCGCCGCGATGCCGCAGGCCGTCCGGCAGACGCTGTCCACCGTGGACCAGGTGCGCACGCTGGGCCGGGAGCTGGCCGACTCGAAGGCGGTGCTGTTCCTGGGCCGCCACGTCGGCTACCCGGTGGCGCTGGAGGGCGCGCTGAAGCTCAAGGAGCTCGCCTACATGCACGCGGAGGGCTTCGCGGCGGGCGAGCTCAAGCACGGGCCGATCGCGCTGATCGAGGACCGGCTGCCGGTGGTCGTGGTGATGCCGTCGGCGAAGGGCCGGGCGCTGCTGCACTCGAAGATGCTGTCCAACATCCGCGAGATCCAGGCCCGCGGCGCCCGCACCATCGTCATCGCCGAGGAGGGCGACGAGGCGGTGCGCCCGTTCGCGGACGAGCTGATCGAGATCCCCGCGGTGGCGACGCTGCTGCAGCCGCTGGTGTCCACGGTCCCGCTGCAGGTGCTGGCGGCGGAGATCGCCCGGGCGCGCGGCTACGACGTGGACAAGCCCCGCAACCTCGCCAAGTCCGTCACGGTGGAGTGA
- the glmM gene encoding phosphoglucosamine mutase — MSRLFGTDGVRGLANSDLTPELALSVAAAAARVLYDRDDSRRRVALVGRDPRASGEMLEAAVTAGLTSAGMDVLRVGVLPTPAVAYLVGELGADIGVMISASHNPMPDNGIKLFAAGGHKLPDAVEDEIAARLDEDVQRPTGEHVGRVRDVPDAVQRYVDHLLVATPQRLDGIRVVVDCANGAASGAAPEAYRRAGADVIALHADPDGININDGVGSTHLDNVRAAVLEHGADLGIAHDGDADRCLAVDAAGQVVDGDQILAVLAVAMKESGELADDTLVATVMSNLGLHLAMRDHGVKLRTTKVGDRYVLEELRAGGFSLGGEQSGHVVLPGHATTGDGLLTALRLMGRMAATGEPLAELATTMRRLPQVLVNVRVVDKAQAVSAPSVSDAVAVAEAELGEQGRVLLRPSGTEQLVRVMVEAPSEAIADATAQRLAGVVAAIR, encoded by the coding sequence ATGTCCCGGCTGTTCGGCACCGACGGGGTGCGAGGTCTTGCGAATTCGGACCTCACGCCGGAACTGGCGTTGTCCGTGGCGGCCGCGGCGGCCCGCGTGCTCTACGACCGCGACGACTCCCGGCGCCGGGTGGCGCTGGTCGGCCGCGATCCGCGGGCCAGCGGCGAGATGCTGGAGGCGGCGGTCACCGCGGGGCTGACCTCGGCGGGCATGGACGTGCTGCGGGTCGGCGTGCTGCCGACGCCCGCGGTCGCCTACCTGGTCGGTGAGCTGGGCGCCGACATCGGCGTGATGATCTCCGCCTCGCACAACCCGATGCCGGACAACGGGATCAAGCTGTTCGCCGCGGGCGGCCACAAGCTGCCGGACGCGGTGGAGGACGAGATCGCCGCGCGCCTCGACGAGGACGTGCAGCGCCCCACCGGCGAGCACGTGGGCCGGGTGCGGGACGTGCCGGACGCGGTGCAGCGCTACGTGGACCACCTGCTGGTGGCGACGCCGCAGCGGCTGGACGGCATCCGCGTCGTGGTGGACTGCGCGAACGGCGCGGCCTCCGGTGCGGCCCCCGAGGCCTACCGGCGCGCGGGCGCGGACGTGATCGCGCTGCACGCCGACCCGGACGGCATCAACATCAACGACGGCGTCGGCTCGACCCACCTGGACAACGTGCGGGCCGCGGTGCTGGAGCACGGCGCCGACCTGGGCATCGCGCACGACGGCGACGCGGACCGCTGCCTGGCGGTCGACGCGGCCGGGCAGGTCGTGGACGGCGACCAGATCCTCGCGGTGCTCGCGGTGGCGATGAAGGAGTCCGGCGAACTCGCCGACGACACGCTGGTCGCGACCGTGATGAGCAACCTGGGCCTGCACCTGGCGATGCGCGACCACGGCGTGAAGCTGCGCACCACCAAGGTCGGCGACCGCTACGTGCTGGAGGAGCTGCGCGCCGGCGGGTTCTCGCTGGGCGGCGAGCAGTCCGGGCACGTGGTGCTCCCGGGGCACGCCACCACCGGTGACGGGCTGCTCACGGCGCTGCGGCTGATGGGCCGGATGGCCGCGACCGGCGAGCCGCTGGCCGAGCTGGCGACCACGATGCGCCGGCTGCCGCAGGTGCTGGTGAACGTGCGAGTGGTGGACAAGGCGCAGGCCGTCTCGGCTCCCTCCGTGTCCGACGCCGTCGCGGTCGCGGAGGCCGAACTCGGTGAGCAGGGCCGGGTGCTGCTTCGCCCGTCCGGTACCGAACAGCTCGTGCGGGTGATGGTGGAGGCGCCGAGCGAGGCGATCGCCGACGCCACCGCGCAACGGCTCGCCGGGGTCGTTGCTGCCATCCGGTGA
- the tsaE gene encoding tRNA (adenosine(37)-N6)-threonylcarbamoyltransferase complex ATPase subunit type 1 TsaE, which produces MSTVELATPEAALEFGRRLGAGLRAGDLVVLDGPLGAGKTVLAKGIAAGMGVTGQVTSPTFVIARVHHPAADGPPLVHVDAYRLGGLEDVDDLDLDTDLTDAVVVVEWGAEVADRLADEFLLIRLHRRADDVREAELEPHGADWPQRLAAVRG; this is translated from the coding sequence ATGAGCACCGTCGAGTTGGCGACTCCGGAAGCGGCGCTGGAGTTCGGCAGGCGCCTCGGCGCCGGCCTGCGCGCGGGTGATCTGGTGGTCCTGGACGGCCCGCTGGGCGCGGGCAAGACCGTGCTGGCGAAGGGCATCGCCGCGGGCATGGGCGTGACGGGCCAGGTCACCTCGCCGACGTTCGTGATCGCCCGGGTGCACCACCCGGCGGCGGACGGGCCGCCGCTGGTGCACGTGGACGCCTACCGGCTGGGCGGCCTGGAGGACGTGGACGACCTGGACTTGGACACCGACCTCACCGATGCGGTGGTGGTCGTGGAGTGGGGCGCGGAGGTCGCGGACCGGCTCGCCGACGAGTTCCTGCTGATCAGGCTGCACCGCCGCGCCGATGACGTGCGCGAGGCGGAGCTGGAGCCGCACGGCGCGGACTGGCCGCAGCGCTTGGCCGCGGTCCGCGGCTGA